The Christiangramia forsetii KT0803 DNA segment TTGAAAATTTTCTAAAAGTAGTATTTGATTGCAATAAACTCTTGATTACAGGGTTATTTGAGTAGTTTAGGAAAGTTTTTTTTATAGTAACAAAAAATGTATTTTTGCCAGATGTTTTTACGAATCATGAAAAAAGGAATTCTTGTTTTAGGTCTGCTTATGGTGACGCTATCCTGTAGTGAATATCAAAAGCTGCTTAAAAATGAAGAAACTGCTCCAAAATATACTGCGGCAGAGCAATTATATAACGAAGGCAAGGAAGAGGATAGTAATAAGAAGCTTAGAAAAGCTTTAAAATTACTGGAGCAAATTGAGCCTGAATATCGTGGTAAGCCCCAGGGAGAAAGAATTGTTTTTATACTTGCAGATACGTATTACCAGTTAGGGGATTATTTTAATGCTCCTTTTCAATTTGATAGATTTTTGCAGTTGTACCCAAAAAGCCAGAAAGCTGAAGAGGCCGGGTATAAATCTGCATCCTCATACTTTTATCGTTCACCAAAGTATAATCTAGATCAAACCGATACACATAAGGCGATTGAAGAACTTCAGGTTTATTTAAATACATATCCGGAAGGAGAATTTAATGAAGAAGCTAATAAAATGGCAACTGAATTGCTTGTAAAGCTTGAAAAGAAAGATTACGAGATTGCGAAGCAATATCATCATACAGAATATTACAAGGCGGCTATCGCTTCATTTAATAACTTTATAGCAGATCATCCAGGCTCTCCGTTTAGAGAAGCTGCTTATTTTTACAGGTTTGATTCAGCATACAGACTTGCCATTAACAGTTTTGAAGTTTTAATGGAAGAACGACTGAACGAAGCCAGGGAGTTTTATAAATCGTACAAAAAATATTATCCTGAAGGGGAATACACTCCACAATTGGAAGATGCTCTATCAGAGATTGATAAAAGCTTACAGAATTTTTAATTTTAGGAATGATGGATTTTAAGAAAATTGATGCACCGGTAAACACTACTACTATTAACAAGAATAGAGTAGACGCTCCAACCGGAAATATTTATGAAGCGATCTCAATAGTTGCTAAGAGGGCAGGCCAGATAAATGGTGAGATAAAAAAAGAATTACTGGAGAAGCTTGATGAATTTGCTACTTACAATGATTCTCTAGATGAGATCTTTGAGAACAAGGAGCAGATCGAAGTTTCTAAATTTTACGAAAGATTGCCAAAGCCACAGTCGCTTGCAATCCAGGAGTGGTTAGAAGACAAGATCTACTACCGTAATACAAAAGAAGATATCGAAGAATAGAATCTGAATTCAAATATGTCTGTACTTAAAGGCAAGAATGTTTTATTGGGTATTACCGGTGGTATTGCCGCTTTTAAAACTGCCGCGTTAGTACGTTTATTTGTAAAAGCAGGAGCCAGCGTAAAAGTTGTTATGACGCCTGCTGCTAAAGAATTTATCACTCCGCTTACACTTTCCACACTTTCTAAGAATGAGGTTTTTTCTTCATTTACAGATGAGGAAGATGAAAATGCAAAATGGAATAATCATGTTGAACTCGGCCTTTGGGCCGAGTTCATGCTTATAGCCCCTGCTACCGCCAGTACACTTTCTAAAATGGCGTCGGGTAATAGCGATAATTTTTTACTGGCTACGTATCTTTCTGCTAAATGTCCTGTATTCTTTGCTCCGGCAATGGATCTGGATATGTATAAGCATCCTTCCACTAAAAACAGTTTTCAGAAACTTCAGGAATATAAAAATATTATGATTCCTGCAGGAGAAGGAGAGCTTGCCAGTGGTTTGCATGGAGAAGGAAGAATGGCCGAGCCGGAAAGCATCATCCGATTTATTGAAAATTTTTATTCTGAAAATCTGCCATTAAGGGGAAAAAAGATCCTTATTACGGCCGGACCCACATACGAAGCTATAGATCCTGTTCGTTTTATAGGAAATCATTCCAGTGGAAAAATGGGTTATGAAATAGCTGAAAGTGCAATGAAACTCGGTGCTGAAGTTACTTTAATATCCGGTCCCACTCATTTAAGTATTGATGAAAAAGGGATAAAATTGATTAGGGTGACCAGTACAAAAGAAATGTACGAGGCAGCTCATTCAAATTTTGATAATGCTGATGTTTTTATTTCTGCTGCTGCGGTTGCCGACTATAAACCGAAAACGGTAGCAAATCAGAAGATTAAAAAGAATGCTGATTCCCTAACTTTGGAATTGACCAAAACGGAGGATATTCTTGCAAGTTTAGGTGAAAAGAAGATAAATCAAAAGCTGGTTGGTTTTGCATTGGAGACGAACAATGAAATTGAAAACGCCAGAAAAAAGCTAAAAAAGAAGAATCTTGACTTTATTGTTTTAAATTCACTAAACGATAAGGGAGCTGGTTTTAAAAGCGATACTAATAAAATTAGTATTATTTACCCTGATAGGCAGAAAGATTTTAAACTTAAATCTAAGAAAGAAGTTGCCGAAGATATTTTAAAGGAAATTATAGAAATACTCGATGCGTAAGCTATTTACATTTATAATGATTT contains these protein-coding regions:
- a CDS encoding outer membrane protein assembly factor BamD produces the protein MKKGILVLGLLMVTLSCSEYQKLLKNEETAPKYTAAEQLYNEGKEEDSNKKLRKALKLLEQIEPEYRGKPQGERIVFILADTYYQLGDYFNAPFQFDRFLQLYPKSQKAEEAGYKSASSYFYRSPKYNLDQTDTHKAIEELQVYLNTYPEGEFNEEANKMATELLVKLEKKDYEIAKQYHHTEYYKAAIASFNNFIADHPGSPFREAAYFYRFDSAYRLAINSFEVLMEERLNEAREFYKSYKKYYPEGEYTPQLEDALSEIDKSLQNF
- the coaBC gene encoding bifunctional phosphopantothenoylcysteine decarboxylase/phosphopantothenate--cysteine ligase CoaBC, which codes for MSVLKGKNVLLGITGGIAAFKTAALVRLFVKAGASVKVVMTPAAKEFITPLTLSTLSKNEVFSSFTDEEDENAKWNNHVELGLWAEFMLIAPATASTLSKMASGNSDNFLLATYLSAKCPVFFAPAMDLDMYKHPSTKNSFQKLQEYKNIMIPAGEGELASGLHGEGRMAEPESIIRFIENFYSENLPLRGKKILITAGPTYEAIDPVRFIGNHSSGKMGYEIAESAMKLGAEVTLISGPTHLSIDEKGIKLIRVTSTKEMYEAAHSNFDNADVFISAAAVADYKPKTVANQKIKKNADSLTLELTKTEDILASLGEKKINQKLVGFALETNNEIENARKKLKKKNLDFIVLNSLNDKGAGFKSDTNKISIIYPDRQKDFKLKSKKEVAEDILKEIIEILDA
- a CDS encoding DNA-directed RNA polymerase subunit omega; translation: MDFKKIDAPVNTTTINKNRVDAPTGNIYEAISIVAKRAGQINGEIKKELLEKLDEFATYNDSLDEIFENKEQIEVSKFYERLPKPQSLAIQEWLEDKIYYRNTKEDIEE